From Fulvivirga lutea:
ACGCATGGCTTTTGCCCAAATTCTTCTAGCCACTCTTCCTATTACTGCATATTCAGGGTCAATACCATTAGAAAAGAAGAATGATAGGTTAGGGGCAAACTTGTTAATGTCCATCCCTCTGCTCAAGTAGTATTCTACATAAGTAAAGCCATTGGCTAAGGTAAAAGCCAATTGGGTAATAGGATTAGCGCCAGCTTCAGCAATGTGATACCCCGAGATTGAAACTGAGTAGAAGTTTCTGACATTATTTTGAATAAAGTATTCCTGCACATCCCCCATTAAGCGCAAAGCAAATTCTGTGGAGAAAATGCAAGTGTTCTGAGCTTGGTCTTCTTTCAGAATATCAGCCTGCACGGTACCTCTTACCTGAGAAAGGGTTCTTTTTTTAATGTCTTCATACACATCTTTTGGTAGCACCTGATCGCCAGTAACTCCCAAAAGCATCAGTCCAAGTCCGTCATTACCTTCTGGTAGTTTACCCTGGTAAGCTGGCCTTTCAACTCCCTTTTCTTTATAGATAGCAGCTATTTTCTTCTCGATCTCTTTCTCAAGACCATTTTCTTTGATGTATAACTCACATTGTTGATCAATGGCAGCGTTCATGAAAAATCCTAGCAGCATTGGTGCTGGTCCATTAATGGTCATGGACACAGAAGTCATAGGATCCGCTAGATTGAATCCGCTATACAGCTTTTTTGCATCATCTAAACAGCAAATAGAAACACCTGAGTTGCCAATTTTACCATAGATATCAGGTCGGTGATCCGGATCATTACCATAAAGCGTCACAGAATCGAAAGCCGTTGAAAGCCTGTTGGCATCTGTGTCTAAACTTAAATAATGGAACCTTCTATTAGTTCTTTCAGGGCCGCCTTCACCAGCAAACATTCTTGTTGGATCTTCGCCTTCGCGTTTGAAAGGATAAATACCTGCTGTGTACGGAAATTCACCCGGTACATTTTCCTGTAAGCTCCATTGTAGTAAATCACCCCAGGCTTCAAACTTAGGAAGGGCTACTTTTGGTATTTGCGAATGGGATAATGATTCAGTGTGAGTTTTAATTTTGATCTCTTTATCACGCACTTTAAACGTGTATACAGGATCAGTATATTTTTTCTTTTTCGACTCCCAATCTTCTAGTAACTTTTGATTTCTTGGATCAAAGTCAAGTTTTATTTTCTCGTAAGCCTCTTCTAAGCCTTTGATGAGCCTGTCTTTATCTTCAATGGCTGACTCCTTTAGCGTATCAATTGATTTTTTGATTCCAAATAGCTTTTGCGCCACTTCGCTCTGACTCTTTGCCCAAGAATCGTAAGCTCTATTGCTCTCGGAAATTTCCGATAAATAACGTGTTCTATTGGGTGGAATCACAAATACCTTTTCAGACATTTCATCAGTGATTTCAAAAGTTGAGTTTAAGTCAGCCTTAGTTACTTCTACAACTTTGCGCATAATCTCAACATAAAGTCGGTTCATTCCCGGGTCATTAAATTGAGAAGCGATGGTTCCAAAAACAGGAATATCTTCCTCTTTTACATCCCAAAGGTTATGGTTACGCTTGTATTGTTTCTTCACATCTCGCAATGCATCCAGGGCGCCTCTTTTGTCAAACTTATTGATGGCAATAACATCCGCGAAGTCGAGCATGTCAATTTTCTCGAGCTGGGTAGCTGCCCCGTATTCTGGTGTCATCACATACAAGCTCACATCAGAGTGATCTGTAATTTCCGTATCCGATTGCCCGATACCCGAAGTCTCTAAAATAATTAAATCGTAGTGAGCTGCTTTTAGTATTTGCAAAGCCTCATTTACATGCTTTGATAACGCAAGGTTAGA
This genomic window contains:
- a CDS encoding methylmalonyl-CoA mutase family protein: MQDKAPYKPQNKVRIVTAASLFDGHDAAINIMRRIIQATGCEVIHLGHDRSVEEVVNTAIQEDAQAIAMTSYQGGHTEYFKYMKDLLKEKGADHIKIFGGGGGVILPEEIEELHAYGITRIYSPDDGRSMGLQGMINDMIEQCDFPTGKNLNGEVSHLSKKDVRSIARLISAAENFPEEAKKDFEEVHKIADAIETPILGITGTGGAGKSSLVDELVRRFLLDFPDKNIAIVSVDPSKRKTGGALLGDRIRMNAIKNDRVYMRSLATRQSNLALSKHVNEALQILKAAHYDLIILETSGIGQSDTEITDHSDVSLYVMTPEYGAATQLEKIDMLDFADVIAINKFDKRGALDALRDVKKQYKRNHNLWDVKEEDIPVFGTIASQFNDPGMNRLYVEIMRKVVEVTKADLNSTFEITDEMSEKVFVIPPNRTRYLSEISESNRAYDSWAKSQSEVAQKLFGIKKSIDTLKESAIEDKDRLIKGLEEAYEKIKLDFDPRNQKLLEDWESKKKKYTDPVYTFKVRDKEIKIKTHTESLSHSQIPKVALPKFEAWGDLLQWSLQENVPGEFPYTAGIYPFKREGEDPTRMFAGEGGPERTNRRFHYLSLDTDANRLSTAFDSVTLYGNDPDHRPDIYGKIGNSGVSICCLDDAKKLYSGFNLADPMTSVSMTINGPAPMLLGFFMNAAIDQQCELYIKENGLEKEIEKKIAAIYKEKGVERPAYQGKLPEGNDGLGLMLLGVTGDQVLPKDVYEDIKKRTLSQVRGTVQADILKEDQAQNTCIFSTEFALRLMGDVQEYFIQNNVRNFYSVSISGYHIAEAGANPITQLAFTLANGFTYVEYYLSRGMDINKFAPNLSFFFSNGIDPEYAVIGRVARRIWAKAMRDKYGADARSQMLKYHIQTSGRSLHAQEIDFNDIRTTLQALYAIYDNCNSLHTNAYDEAITTPTEESVRRAMAIQLIINKELGLAKNENPLQGSFIIEELTDLVEEAVLTEFDRITERGGVLGAMETMYQRGKIQDESLHYETLKHTGEFPIIGVNTFLSSKGSPTITPKEVIRATKEEKEYQITMLNHLQKGNSEKSEKHLKEIQHTAIQNKNIFEELMEACKYCSLGQITETLFHVGGQYRRNM